Proteins encoded within one genomic window of Paenarthrobacter sp. JL.01a:
- a CDS encoding MFS transporter, producing MLRWRVAVLASYAASGVAFATWVSRLPAIRDGLDLTPGGIGLLLMCMTVASFISISASGLIVLRLGPRLTSRIGSCMVGAGLVIVGIGTSIAASPLIVAAGLVVLGLGTASWNTASNVEGAALERGLERHIMPHLHGAFSLGTVAAAGFGAWAAAVDMPVFWHFLVVAAVVASSVVAAAFWFRAEKTAQAAAPYRPRETDTFQDPSTGPLPIVSVRPSGASGSDAEPAPPLDNKRLVALAWRDRRTLLIGVLVLGLALAEGAAGDWVALALADGHGQSDAAGAVGYGVFVTFMTVGRFTGTVVLDRFGRVRVMRWCSATAVVGLALFVFSPVPWLAFVALAVWGLGASLGFPVGMSAAADDPVHAAARVSVVSTIGYGAFLCGPPLLGLLAEHFGILHSLLAPLVLLVVSFFLAPLAGKQKAASMQSSESR from the coding sequence ATGTTGCGGTGGCGCGTCGCTGTTCTTGCTTCCTATGCCGCCAGCGGGGTCGCCTTTGCCACCTGGGTGTCCCGGTTGCCGGCGATCCGTGATGGCCTGGACCTGACCCCGGGCGGCATCGGCCTGTTGCTGATGTGCATGACTGTTGCGTCCTTTATCTCGATTTCGGCTTCAGGACTCATCGTGCTGCGCCTCGGACCCAGACTGACCAGCAGGATCGGCAGTTGCATGGTCGGCGCGGGCCTGGTCATCGTGGGCATCGGCACGTCGATCGCTGCCAGCCCGCTCATTGTTGCCGCAGGGCTGGTTGTCCTTGGGCTGGGTACCGCGAGTTGGAACACGGCTTCCAACGTGGAAGGCGCGGCGCTCGAACGCGGGCTGGAACGGCACATCATGCCGCACCTGCACGGGGCCTTCAGCCTTGGAACCGTGGCCGCCGCAGGATTCGGGGCATGGGCAGCCGCAGTGGACATGCCCGTGTTCTGGCACTTCCTGGTAGTAGCGGCAGTGGTGGCGTCCTCGGTGGTGGCGGCCGCTTTCTGGTTCCGTGCTGAGAAGACTGCCCAAGCTGCCGCGCCTTACAGGCCACGGGAGACGGACACCTTCCAGGATCCGTCGACGGGACCGCTGCCCATTGTCAGCGTCCGGCCTTCCGGGGCCTCCGGGTCCGACGCAGAACCCGCCCCACCGCTGGACAACAAACGGCTTGTCGCCCTCGCCTGGCGAGACCGCCGGACCCTCTTGATCGGGGTCCTGGTCCTTGGCTTGGCCTTGGCCGAGGGTGCTGCGGGAGACTGGGTGGCCTTGGCGCTGGCCGATGGGCACGGGCAAAGCGACGCGGCCGGCGCTGTGGGTTATGGCGTGTTTGTCACGTTCATGACTGTTGGTCGGTTCACCGGAACCGTCGTGCTCGACCGGTTCGGGCGCGTCCGGGTGATGCGCTGGTGCTCCGCCACCGCCGTCGTTGGTCTTGCGCTTTTCGTATTTTCCCCGGTTCCTTGGCTTGCCTTCGTGGCGTTGGCGGTGTGGGGCCTGGGCGCTTCGCTGGGCTTCCCCGTAGGTATGTCCGCCGCGGCCGATGATCCAGTCCACGCCGCGGCCCGTGTGTCCGTGGTGTCCACTATTGGATATGGCGCGTTCCTCTGCGGGCCTCCGCTCCTTGGGCTGCTGGCAGAACATTTCGGCATCCTCCATTCCCTGCTGGCGCCCCTGGTCCTGCTGGTGGTCAGTTTCTTCCTGGCACCGCTGGCCGGCAAGCAGAAGGCTGCGTCCATGCAGTCCAGCGAATCCCGTTAG
- a CDS encoding MaoC family dehydratase has translation MSHSFEELSVGQEIGTRSIDVTRQDLVKYAGASGDFNPIHWNEAFATSVELPGVIAHGMFTMGAAVQLVSDWAGDPAAVVDYQTRFTKPVVVTDTTGTDEAGAVIDVTGVVGALDADARTARIDLTVVAAGQKVLMKSQAVVKVS, from the coding sequence ATGAGCCACTCATTCGAAGAACTGAGCGTGGGCCAGGAAATTGGCACGCGCAGCATTGACGTCACCCGTCAGGACCTTGTGAAGTACGCAGGAGCTTCCGGCGACTTCAACCCCATCCACTGGAACGAGGCCTTTGCAACGTCCGTGGAACTCCCGGGCGTCATCGCCCACGGCATGTTCACCATGGGCGCCGCAGTCCAGCTGGTGAGCGACTGGGCAGGCGACCCTGCCGCCGTCGTCGATTACCAGACGCGCTTCACCAAGCCCGTAGTAGTTACCGACACCACCGGCACCGATGAAGCAGGCGCAGTTATTGATGTCACCGGCGTGGTGGGAGCGCTCGACGCCGATGCCCGCACCGCCCGTATCGACCTCACCGTGGTGGCTGCCGGACAGAAAGTCCTCATGAAGTCGCAGGCGGTTGTGAAGGTCTCTTGA
- a CDS encoding MaoC family dehydratase N-terminal domain-containing protein, translating to MSINPDLQGRSYPAAEVYDVGREKIREFAKAVKASNPAHFDVEAAKALGHSDLVAPPTFAIIVAQRADAQLVEDPESGIDFSRVVHADQRFTHHRAIVAGDRLVAELHVDGVRAMGGGAMITTRSEISTEAGEKVATTTSSILVRGEGQ from the coding sequence ATGAGTATCAATCCGGACCTGCAGGGCCGAAGCTACCCTGCCGCAGAGGTATACGACGTCGGTCGTGAAAAAATCCGCGAGTTCGCCAAGGCCGTGAAGGCCAGCAACCCTGCGCACTTTGATGTCGAGGCAGCCAAGGCCCTCGGCCACAGCGACCTCGTGGCACCGCCAACGTTCGCCATCATCGTTGCCCAGCGCGCTGATGCCCAGCTGGTGGAGGACCCCGAGTCGGGCATCGACTTTTCCCGTGTGGTCCACGCCGATCAGCGATTCACGCACCACCGCGCCATCGTTGCCGGGGACCGTCTGGTGGCCGAGCTCCACGTCGACGGCGTCCGGGCCATGGGCGGGGGAGCGATGATCACCACGCGCTCCGAGATTTCCACGGAGGCAGGCGAAAAAGTCGCCACCACGACCTCGTCCATCCTGGTCCGCGGAGAGGGACAGTAA
- a CDS encoding DUF3188 domain-containing protein: MLEQFWATASTAYKVLVFSAMGLIAVGLILSILGNTTGNQALAVASLPVIGVGLILHVTGLVVRGQKIRKSYKK; this comes from the coding sequence GTGCTTGAACAATTCTGGGCCACCGCCTCAACCGCCTACAAAGTGCTGGTCTTCAGTGCGATGGGGCTGATCGCCGTCGGACTCATCCTGTCCATCCTTGGGAACACCACCGGCAACCAGGCGCTGGCGGTGGCATCCTTGCCCGTGATCGGCGTCGGGCTGATCCTCCACGTCACAGGACTGGTGGTTCGGGGCCAGAAGATCCGCAAGAGCTACAAGAAATAA